One region of uncultured Desulfovibrio sp. genomic DNA includes:
- a CDS encoding DUF116 domain-containing protein yields MELLAKAVGIDRGRVRRSFIKVNNELVLASGCTAQPQELLLLLPHCVQQALCPQRLVHNPDNCQRCGKCPVGELLALRDKYGVRLAIATGGTIARRIVVQTRPRCIIAVACERDLTSGIQDSYPLPVFGVLNQRPHGPCVDTLVPMKALEDAVRIFLGLSQPLHQGRA; encoded by the coding sequence ATGGAATTGCTTGCAAAAGCAGTTGGCATTGACAGAGGAAGAGTGAGGCGCAGCTTTATCAAGGTGAACAACGAGCTGGTGCTTGCCAGTGGCTGTACGGCGCAGCCGCAGGAACTTTTGCTGCTTTTACCGCATTGCGTTCAGCAGGCCTTGTGCCCCCAGCGGCTTGTCCATAACCCGGACAACTGCCAGCGTTGTGGCAAATGTCCGGTTGGTGAGTTGCTTGCATTAAGGGACAAATATGGTGTGCGGCTTGCCATTGCCACTGGCGGCACCATTGCCCGCCGCATTGTGGTGCAAACGCGCCCGCGCTGCATTATTGCTGTTGCTTGCGAACGTGACCTTACATCCGGCATTCAGGACAGTTATCCTTTGCCTGTTTTTGGTGTTCTCAACCAGAGGCCGCATGGGCCGTGCGTTGATACGCTTGTGCCCATGAAGGCGCTGGAAGACGCCGTGCGGATTTTTCTTGGCCTTTCTCAACCATTGCATCAGGGCAGGGCATAA
- a CDS encoding transcription antitermination factor NusB, with product MANIRVAQSGPAPLPGKIRKLCPTARHCALWALLLVDSGMTAQQALAAALSSASTTASSSEASGLAPVERNLCSELVYGYLRTELRIAFILSRVLPRPQSLPRPLLHVLGLAVYGLLFQDRVPDHAAVFSAVETAQALYGQGLARVTNGALRSVQRLADAPMHEDFYLSKGAEAGCAEHMGLFYSLPLWIMGHWYKHYGRDIALQLARRSFERPWSAVRVNAQHSAAVTLREGLLASGGEAVGQWGIAFAPGAQPAVVCGRSLQGLQGEGALSFQSAGSQLVLEELGLYDWDKPVWDVCAGFGGKTVALLERGIAVPLATDRSMQRLAGLPGQCARLGLVCPAVALADAVKPPLAHWDGYLLVDAPCSGLGVLARRPDIRRRSPQEGIAHESLQQSILRSLAERMHSGCQIAYITCTLRPNENEKQIERLVRELDGLQLLRQWQTPLEHPWLEGMFGALLRKV from the coding sequence ATGGCTAACATTCGCGTTGCCCAATCAGGCCCTGCGCCCTTGCCTGGGAAAATTCGCAAGCTTTGCCCCACGGCACGTCATTGCGCGCTGTGGGCTTTGTTGTTGGTTGATTCCGGCATGACAGCCCAGCAGGCACTTGCAGCGGCTTTGTCCAGTGCGTCCACAACTGCTTCCAGCTCAGAAGCTTCAGGCCTTGCCCCGGTTGAGCGCAATCTATGCTCAGAGCTTGTATACGGATACCTGCGAACGGAACTTCGCATTGCGTTTATTTTGTCCAGAGTGTTGCCGCGCCCGCAATCCCTGCCGCGGCCTCTTCTGCATGTGCTGGGCCTTGCGGTATACGGCCTGCTGTTTCAGGACAGAGTGCCAGATCATGCCGCTGTTTTTAGCGCTGTTGAGACTGCACAGGCCTTATACGGTCAAGGGCTGGCCCGTGTAACTAACGGGGCATTGCGTTCAGTACAGCGCCTTGCAGACGCCCCCATGCATGAAGATTTTTATCTGTCCAAGGGTGCGGAGGCCGGATGCGCTGAGCACATGGGACTTTTCTATTCTTTGCCCTTGTGGATCATGGGGCACTGGTACAAGCACTATGGGCGTGATATCGCCTTGCAACTTGCCCGTAGATCGTTTGAGCGACCCTGGAGCGCGGTGCGCGTCAACGCGCAACATTCTGCTGCCGTGACATTGCGTGAGGGTCTGCTTGCCAGTGGCGGCGAAGCGGTGGGGCAGTGGGGGATTGCTTTTGCGCCGGGTGCGCAGCCGGCTGTCGTTTGCGGTCGTTCTTTGCAGGGCTTGCAAGGTGAAGGCGCGCTCTCGTTTCAATCCGCAGGTTCGCAGCTTGTTCTTGAGGAGCTTGGTCTCTACGACTGGGATAAACCTGTTTGGGATGTCTGTGCTGGTTTTGGTGGCAAGACTGTTGCCCTGCTAGAACGGGGGATCGCGGTTCCTCTAGCTACAGACCGCAGCATGCAGCGCCTTGCGGGTTTGCCGGGTCAGTGCGCACGGCTGGGTCTTGTCTGCCCGGCAGTTGCACTTGCCGATGCAGTCAAACCACCGCTTGCACATTGGGATGGCTATCTGCTTGTGGATGCCCCCTGTTCCGGACTTGGCGTTCTTGCCCGCAGGCCTGATATCCGCCGTAGATCCCCGCAAGAAGGCATTGCGCATGAGAGCTTGCAGCAATCCATTTTACGCAGCCTTGCAGAAAGGATGCATTCGGGTTGCCAGATAGCCTACATTACCTGCACCCTTCGGCCCAATGAGAATGAAAAGCAGATTGAGCGTCTTGTGCGTGAATTAGACGGCTTGCAGCTGCTCAGACAGTGGCAGACGCCACTTGAGCACCCCTGGCTTGAGGGCATGTTTGGTGCGCTGTTGCGTAAGGTTTGA